The Castor canadensis chromosome 8, mCasCan1.hap1v2, whole genome shotgun sequence genome contains a region encoding:
- the Clps gene encoding colipase yields METVLVLLLVALSVASAAPDPRGLLINLEDGELCLNSVQCKSSCCQHDSILGLTRCTHMARENGECSPKTIYGTYYKCPCERGLSCEGDKSILGAITNTNYGICLDIGRSNE; encoded by the exons ATGGAGACGGTCCTTGTCCTTCTGCTCGTTGCCCTCTCTGTGGCCTCCGCGGCTCCCGACCCCCGGGGACTCCTTATCAACCTG GAAGATGGCGAGCTCTGCCTAAACAGCGTGCAGTGCAAGAGCAGCTGCTGTCAGCACGACAGCATTCTGGGCCTGACGCGCTGCACACACATGGCCAGAGAGAACGGTGAATGCTCGCCCAAG ACGATCTACGGGACTTACTACAAGTGTCCCTGTGAGCGGGGCCTGTCCTGTGAGGGAGACAAGAGTATCCTTGGTGCCATCACCAACACCAACTATGGCATCTGCCTTGATATTGGACGCTCCAATGAGTAA
- the Lhfpl5 gene encoding LHFPL tetraspan subfamily member 5 protein, with protein sequence MVKLLPAQEAAKIYHTNYVRNSRAVGVMWGTLTICFSVLVMALFIQPYWIGDSVNTPQAGYFGLFSYCVGNVLSSELICKGGPLDFSSIPSRAFKTAMFFVALSMFLIIGSIICFSLFFVCNTATVYKICAWMQLAAATGLMIGCLVYPDGWDSSEVRRMCGEQTGKYTLGHCTVRWAFMLAILSIGDALILSFLAFVLGYRQDKLLPDDYTADGKEEV encoded by the exons ATGGTGAAGTTGCTGCCCGCCCAGGAGGCCGCCAAGATCTACCACACCAACTACGTGCGGAACTCGCGCGCCGTGGGCGTGATGTGGGGCACGCTCACCATCTGCTTCTCCGTGCTGGTCATGGCCCTCTTCATCCAGCCCTACTGGATCGGCGACAGCGTGAACACACCGCAGGCAGGCTACTTCGGCCTTTTCTCCTACTGCGTGGGGAACGTGCTGTCCTCCGAGCTCATCTGCAAGGGCGGCCCTCTGGACTTCTCCTCCATCCCCTCCAGAGCCTTTAAGACAGCCATGTTTTTTGTGGCCCTGAGCATGTTCCTCATCATTGGCTCCATCATCTGTTTCAGCCTGTTCTTCGTCTGCAACACCGCCACGGTCTACAAGATCTGCGCGTGGATGCAGCTGGCTGCAG CCACAGGCCTGATGATTGGCTGTCTGGTCTACCCTGATGGTTGGGACTCAAGCGAGGTGCGGCGTATGTGCGGGGAACAGACGGGCAAGTACACACTGGGCCACTGCACCGTCCGCTGGGCCTTCATGCTCGCCATCCTTAGCATCGGCGACGCCCTGATCCTCTCCTTCTTGGCTTTCGTGTTGGGCTACAGGCAGGACAAGCTCCTCCCTGACGACTACACGGCAGATGGGAAAG